In a genomic window of Polyodon spathula isolate WHYD16114869_AA chromosome 21, ASM1765450v1, whole genome shotgun sequence:
- the LOC121295978 gene encoding formin-2-like, producing the protein MEEEQQTGHYKLLLPSSPGVYTLPPPSSPGVYTLPPPSSPGDYMLLPPLSPGDYTLLPPPLLPPPGREQQKRHDKGATTSHPVTTIDIVE; encoded by the coding sequence GACACTACAAACTGCTCCTACCTTCGTCGCCAGGAGTCTACACGCTGCccccaccttcgtcgccaggagtCTACACGCTGCccccaccttcgtcgccaggagactacatgctgctcccacctttgtcgccaggagactacacactgctcccacctccactgcttccaccaccaggaaGAGAGCAGCAGAAGCGCCACGACAAGGGCGCCACGACAAGCCATCCTGTGACAACCATAGACATAGTTGAATGA